A window from Onychostoma macrolepis isolate SWU-2019 chromosome 07, ASM1243209v1, whole genome shotgun sequence encodes these proteins:
- the LOC131544585 gene encoding SLAM family member 8-like isoform X2 has product MNVFQESCCSILVVLLVFLVQGSCVDSDAEVLHKAVGDSLELTADYPKDDLEVQWKYNGNIFAEYQKKYFKTVEPELFHGRLKMNEGNISITVADLKLQDSGSFSIVAEGKSTQYKTKFIELRVHDLIREVKIEYNVSWLQSQNICTFHLWCLESGDQNPSYSWTGHQIQTQGSHLNISLRPAENTTLNCTADNTVSIKYTTETVVCTETSKTPSFPQKYLLIAVGVGIVAVVIFGGALAVCCRRRNNKGQGESEAGITVYEDVNTDATAKKRSESVTNGMSIYETVNDIKPSQGLPQTLYDKISYQRHPAVSPSTSSPYQDVL; this is encoded by the exons ATGAACGTCTTTCAAGAGTCCTGCTGCTCCATTTTAGTAGTTCTCCTGGTTTTCCTTGTCCAAG GGTCGTGTGTTGATTCAGATGCAGAGGTTCTGCACAAAGCTGTTGGAGACTCGCTGGAATTAACTGCTGATTATCCAAAAGATGATCTTGAAGTACAGTGGAAATATAATGGGAATATTTTTGCTGAGtatcaaaaaaaatatttcaaaacagtTGAACCTGAATTATTTCACGGAAGgttaaagatgaatgaaggcAATATTAGCATTACAGTAGCAGACCTTAAACTCCAGGATTCTGGAAGCTTCTCTATTGTTGCAGAAGGAAAATCtacacaatacaaaacaaaattcatTGAGCTACGTGTTCATG ATCTCATCAGAGAGGTAAAGATTGAGTACAATGTTTCCTGGCTGCAATCGCAAAACATCTGCACATTTCATCTCTGGTGTCTGGAGTCCGGTGACCAGAATCCCTCGTACAGCTGGACCGGTCATCAGATCCAGACTCAAGGATCTCACCTGAATATCAGCCTCCGTCCAGCTGAAAACACCACACTCAACTGCACAGCCGACAACACCGTCAGCATCAAGTATACTACTGAGACTGTAGTGTGCACAGAGACATCAAAAACTCCAA GTTTTCCGCAGAAGTATTTGCTGATCGCTGTAGGCGTCGGTATCGTCGCTGTTGTCATATTCGGTGGTGCTCTCGCCGTGTGCTGCAGGCGGAGGAACAATAAAG GACAAGGAGAAAGTGAGGCTGGTATTACAGTCTATGAAGACGTGAACACTGATGCCACTGCAAAG AAACGCTCTGAAAGTGTTACAAATGGGATGTCCATTTATGAAACGGTGAATGACATAAAACCCTCACAAGGCTTG CCTCAAACCCTGTATGACAAAATCAGCTATCAGCGTCACCCTGCAGTCAGCCCCAGCACTTCCTCCCCTTACCAGGATGTCCTGTGA
- the LOC131544585 gene encoding SLAM family member 8-like isoform X1: protein MNVFQESCCSILVVLLVFLVQGSCVDSDAEVLHKAVGDSLELTADYPKDDLEVQWKYNGNIFAEYQKKYFKTVEPELFHGRLKMNEGNISITVADLKLQDSGSFSIVAEGKSTQYKTKFIELRVHDLIREVKIEYNVSWLQSQNICTFHLWCLESGDQNPSYSWTGHQIQTQGSHLNISLRPAENTTLNCTADNTVSIKYTTETVVCTETSKTPSMSSGFPQKYLLIAVGVGIVAVVIFGGALAVCCRRRNNKGQGESEAGITVYEDVNTDATAKKRSESVTNGMSIYETVNDIKPSQGLPQTLYDKISYQRHPAVSPSTSSPYQDVL, encoded by the exons ATGAACGTCTTTCAAGAGTCCTGCTGCTCCATTTTAGTAGTTCTCCTGGTTTTCCTTGTCCAAG GGTCGTGTGTTGATTCAGATGCAGAGGTTCTGCACAAAGCTGTTGGAGACTCGCTGGAATTAACTGCTGATTATCCAAAAGATGATCTTGAAGTACAGTGGAAATATAATGGGAATATTTTTGCTGAGtatcaaaaaaaatatttcaaaacagtTGAACCTGAATTATTTCACGGAAGgttaaagatgaatgaaggcAATATTAGCATTACAGTAGCAGACCTTAAACTCCAGGATTCTGGAAGCTTCTCTATTGTTGCAGAAGGAAAATCtacacaatacaaaacaaaattcatTGAGCTACGTGTTCATG ATCTCATCAGAGAGGTAAAGATTGAGTACAATGTTTCCTGGCTGCAATCGCAAAACATCTGCACATTTCATCTCTGGTGTCTGGAGTCCGGTGACCAGAATCCCTCGTACAGCTGGACCGGTCATCAGATCCAGACTCAAGGATCTCACCTGAATATCAGCCTCCGTCCAGCTGAAAACACCACACTCAACTGCACAGCCGACAACACCGTCAGCATCAAGTATACTACTGAGACTGTAGTGTGCACAGAGACATCAAAAACTCCAAGTATGTCATCAG GTTTTCCGCAGAAGTATTTGCTGATCGCTGTAGGCGTCGGTATCGTCGCTGTTGTCATATTCGGTGGTGCTCTCGCCGTGTGCTGCAGGCGGAGGAACAATAAAG GACAAGGAGAAAGTGAGGCTGGTATTACAGTCTATGAAGACGTGAACACTGATGCCACTGCAAAG AAACGCTCTGAAAGTGTTACAAATGGGATGTCCATTTATGAAACGGTGAATGACATAAAACCCTCACAAGGCTTG CCTCAAACCCTGTATGACAAAATCAGCTATCAGCGTCACCCTGCAGTCAGCCCCAGCACTTCCTCCCCTTACCAGGATGTCCTGTGA
- the si:cabz01074946.1 gene encoding CD48 antigen, whose amino-acid sequence MNLCRVVLLCIVCIHQVRGREEYITGYSGQSVILKSGADRSWNLTRVQWSIYKNTTYIAGLKDGDVVLYNFWRHQGRLGINNETGDLTIRNVTVNDSLTYNVALATSDGGRKQAKVHLTVQESLKTPDIQIQMLYSLNDSHCYIALECTAFGQNVNLTWAPDGKFSGSYISGIPNSVVSSLVLFASFSGNRNVTFNCNASSGQQTVTRQMRVGCSEEQQKYEVCTACSSCASAVLWSILFTAAVVLLSVYAIIKNKGRILDAWSKSPCNFIQNSTTSFSPGSRGVQRKQTAA is encoded by the exons ATGAATCTATGTAGAGTTGTGCTgctgtgtattgtgtgtatccATCAAG tgcgcGGCAGAGAGGAATATATTACTGGTTACAGCGGCCAGTCAGTCATCCTGAAATCTGGAGCGGACCGATCATGGAATCTCACCAGAGTTCAGTGGTCCATTTATAAGAACACCACATACATTGCAGGTCTAAAGGACGGTGACGTGGTTTTATACAATTTCTGGAGACATCAGGGTCGACTTGGCATCAACAATGAAACGGGAGATTTAACAATCCGTAATGTGACGGTGAACGACAGCTTGACATACAACGTGGCTTTGGCCACCTCAGATGGCGGGCGTAAACAAGCTAAAGTTCATCTCACAGTTCAAG AAAGTCTCAAGACACCAGACATCCAGATCCAGATGCTTTATTCCCTCAATGACAGCCATTGCTACATTGCTCTTGAGTGCACTGCATTTGGCCAAAATGTGAATTTGACCTGGGCGCCTGATGGCAAGTTCAGCGGATCGTATATTTCAGGAATCCCAAACTCTGTCGTCTCTTCGTTGGTTCTTTTCGCATCATTTAGTGGCAACAGAAACGTGACATTTAACTGTAATGCTTCCAGTGGTCAACAGACAGTGACCAGGCAAATGAGAGTGGGATGTTCAG agGAGCAGCAGAAGTATGAAGTCTGCACCGCTTGCAGTTCCTGCGCTTCCGCTGTGCTATGGAGTATTCTGTTTACAGCTGCAGTTGTTTTGCTCTCTGTATAtgcaattataaaaaataaag GCAGAATTCTAGATGCTTGGTCTAAAAGTCCCTGCAATTTCATCCAGAATAG cacCACCAGTTTCAGTCCTGGCTCCCGTGGTGTTCAAAGGAAACAAACCGCGgcataa